The genomic stretch ATACAATTTGAGTACTCCTATTTATATTTTAGAATCACATTTCGGAAGATATACAACGTGACAACCATATGAACGGAATCTTAGTTCTAGCAATAGTAATGAATACTTTAAGGTATAAACTTGGGACTAACTTTGAGATGATAAATAATTACAAATTAATTTACATTAAAAATTTTACTTGGATTTTGTGGACACACATATCCAACAAGTTGCGAGGGTAAGTCTATGCTTTAGTTTAACTTTAAAAACATGGAGAAATTAATTACTTTAGTGTTCTAAAATCATGTAGTTGCTTTGGAGCTATTAAAGAGGCCAGGGCTTCCTTAATCGAAAAGGGGTTTCCTATTTCACTTCATAGGATTATGGCTAGTGAACTCATTGACTTCTATGTAAACTGCAGGTGCTTAGAGGAAGCAAGATAGATTTTAGACCAGATGGAGccatgaaaatgtgattttATGGACTCCAATGTTTATAGACTATGCTCAAGAGGGAGGTTTACAAGAGGCCATGGACTTGTTTAGGAATTTCATGGAAACAGGGGCTGAAGTCGATGGGTTTGTTCTTGTAGCTAGTATGTTGAGTGCCTTCGTTTATCTTGTCCTTGTAGAACTTCCTTGTAGAACAAGGGAAGCGAATACATTCATACAAAGTTAAAGTTCCATTGGGCTTAGCTGTCTCAGTCAGTAGCCAATTCAGTGGTTGATATGTACTTCCAAGTGTGGATTGATAAAAGATGGCAGAAAAATATTTCAATGAAATTCTCATAAAACTGTATTTTGTTGGATATTTATGTTCATCAAACCCGGTAAATGCAAGAGATTTTAATCCGATCCTTTTCACTGAGCGATTAGGTTTTCGCTAACATATTTATCATTGGCTAGCTATGAGAAGCATGGTTCTGTCAAAAATGCAATCCATGAAGTGACTTACTCGGCTGTGCTAATTAATGGTctgaaatgaaatttaaaaataaaaaatattacataattAAAGACAACTCAAATAGAACTTCATACTTTACCTTGACCTTCGCATTTGACATTGCCATTTAGGAAGAAAAAAGCAAACAAAAGCAAGAGGAAGTTCAAAATCTTGAATACTTCAGCTTTTCTTAATTTAAATCTGCGATTATCAAACTCAAAGCATTAATTGAATTCTCGCATCGAGATGACTTTGCTGCTCACTATGATGCGTACACCTTGCTACACGCTACACACCCATAGGCAACTGCAaaagcaaaataataataataataataataataataataataataataataataataataataataataataataataataataataataataaagaaactcTACAATCTAGATCTAAATTTAAATGAAGACCACTAATTACATTACTGAAAGATtgatcaataattacaaaaaaatgcTTATAAAAAACTAAGGGAAGTAGTTTTCTATGTAGAAGCATAATGCACACTTGCATTCTCCAATTCTATCTCTCTTCCTATAATagagggatatatatatatatatatatgttaattttttagaagaggagagagacttAGGTAAACACTAGCACACGCTATGCTCCCAAACAAGAATTCAATTTCCCAAAGTACACAAAGCTCGCTGCTGATTTTGTTAGTGGTGATTTAACAAATGAGAATCCGGATTAGGTTCACTTACTAGAACAATCTcatccgtggatttagaatctattaaatgaataGAGAGTGAATTCTAAACCCATGAATCAGAGATgtacgagattgttctcataAGTGAACCTGCAGTTCGATCTCAACAAATGGGGTTAGTCAGTCAGACCATAAGGACATGTCCACTTGGCAATCCACGTCATCCCAGCTGAATCTCTGCTTCATGGATGGCGGGGTTAGCAGCATCCCTTCTGCCATGCTGTCCAAAAGTGCCGGCATATTAAGAAACGCCTCCTCATCCACGAACAATCCCGATTcccctctttctccttctgcTCCTGTTGAACTTTCTGTGGTGGCACCCTTCTTTCTCTCACTGACACGTGGCAAATCAGCATTAGGGGTGGACGAAGTGGTGGACGAACAGCTGGTGGAGACGGCCTGAGGTGGAAATGACTCGGCAGCCTGGAGAGCTGCCAGCTGTATATCCCTCGGAGACGATGACTTGGCTCGCGGGAGAATCGACCTGGAATCGGCGAAATTGAGAACTGCCGAGTTTCCCCTGAGGGCGAGTGCGGCAACGTCGTAGGCCCTGGCTGCCATTTCCGGAGAAGGAAAGGTACCCAGCCATATCCGAGACTTCTTGTTTGGTTCCCTAACCTCGCAAACCCACTTCCCTCCCTTCCTCTCCCTCACCCCTCTGAAAATCGGGTGCCTTGTCTCCCTAAACTTCTTCCTCCCAGCCTTCCTTTTTCGCGTTACTATGGTATTGCTGCTCGTCGCTGCCACCTGCAATTTCTCCTCCGCCACAGACGGCCCAGTATTAATCTGACTGTTGCTCTCCACCTGAGAAGCTTGGACTTCGCTGGATGAAGACGATGTCGATGATTCTTCTTCATAAATCtccataaaaaatatacaaaccGTAATAAGCAATTAATTAA from Macadamia integrifolia cultivar HAES 741 chromosome 11, SCU_Mint_v3, whole genome shotgun sequence encodes the following:
- the LOC122092617 gene encoding dehydration-responsive element-binding protein 1F-like, whose translation is MEIYEEESSTSSSSSEVQASQVESNSQINTGPSVAEEKLQVAATSSNTIVTRKRKAGRKKFRETRHPIFRGVRERKGGKWVCEVREPNKKSRIWLGTFPSPEMAARAYDVAALALRGNSAVLNFADSRSILPRAKSSSPRDIQLAALQAAESFPPQAVSTSCSSTTSSTPNADLPRVSERKKGATTESSTGAEGERGESGLFVDEEAFLNMPALLDSMAEGMLLTPPSMKQRFSWDDVDCQVDMSLWSD